A stretch of Blastocatellia bacterium DNA encodes these proteins:
- the ruvA gene encoding Holliday junction branch migration protein RuvA, with amino-acid sequence MIAQLTGKLLQKHPTAVVIDVQGVGYEVIIPLSTYYEIGEVGSTVSLLTYTYVREDALQLYGFHTARERDLFLRLISVSGVGPKLAITILSGLSVDQLIPAIRTNDVARLMAIPGVGKKTAERLIVELRDKLVALSSDEAEAAYRQMSAAEAADEEVKRDVISALMNLGYPRPLAERAVTAALESETDHSTEWILKQALKRLFR; translated from the coding sequence ATGATCGCGCAATTGACGGGAAAGCTTCTCCAGAAACATCCCACAGCCGTTGTCATTGACGTTCAGGGCGTCGGCTACGAGGTGATAATCCCGCTTTCGACGTACTATGAGATTGGCGAGGTGGGATCAACCGTTTCGCTTCTGACCTATACTTATGTCCGCGAGGACGCGCTCCAGCTCTACGGATTCCACACGGCGAGAGAAAGGGATTTATTCCTGCGGCTGATCTCTGTCTCCGGGGTGGGGCCCAAGCTGGCCATTACGATCCTATCGGGTTTGAGCGTTGACCAGCTCATTCCCGCCATCCGAACTAACGATGTTGCGCGTCTGATGGCTATCCCCGGAGTGGGGAAGAAAACGGCGGAACGGCTCATCGTTGAATTGCGCGATAAACTCGTCGCCCTGTCGAGCGACGAAGCCGAAGCGGCTTATCGGCAGATGAGCGCCGCTGAAGCCGCCGACGAAGAGGTCAAGCGGGATGTCATCTCAGCGCTCATGAACCTAGGCTATCCCCGGCCTCTCGCCGAGCGAGCTGTGACGGCCGCTCTGGAGAGCGAAACTGATCACTCCACCGAATGGATTCTGAAGCAGGCATTAAAACGCCTGTTCCGGTGA